One genomic window of Nicotiana sylvestris chromosome 10, ASM39365v2, whole genome shotgun sequence includes the following:
- the LOC104220808 gene encoding pentatricopeptide repeat-containing protein At1g05670, mitochondrial, producing the protein MRRCSIFVFSYHCQLLSYHQYLGSVIKHTSFSCFSTNCAVEKLSFLPLTAARPFPDYSPKKASIRDSELVHHVATSIKQRYSEHIHRVLKPFESKIRPDHIIWVLMNVKNDYKLVLDFFDWWCQRKDPSIEVRCIVVHIAAAQKDARTARRLIHDFWTRPSVDVTVFFSQFLEKLIYTYKDWGSNPYVFDIFFQVLVELGILDCARKLFDKMLHYGLVLSVSSCNLFLSRLSHDIEGHKMMLKVFNEFSEVGVCWDNESHNIMIHSLCQIGKVKEAHNLLLQMELRGCMPEIVSYSTVINGYCATGQLEQVLKIIKEMQVKGLKPNAFTFNSIILLLSKTGKVLDAEKILREMTSQGVAPDNVVYTTLIDGFCKTGNISAAYRLFNEMQCFNITPDLVTYTVLISGLCQTGKIGEANTLLNDMLGRGLEPDEFIYTALIDGYCKAGEIRAAFSLHNKMVQMQLAPNIVTYTALVDGLCKLGELDTAHELLHEMCGKGLELNIYTYNSLVNGLCKAGDVEQAVKLMKDMEAAGIHPDTFTYTTLMDAYCKSGEMGEAHGLLRQMLLRGLQPTIVTFNVLMNGFCMSGMLEEGDKLLKWMLEKGIIPNATTYNSLLKQYCVRNNMRMTSEIYKGMLGQGVVPDANTFNILIRGHCKARNMKEAWFLHKEMIKKGFTPTVDTYHALIKGFLKRKKYSEAKEMFEEMRREGLLADKELYSIFADMNYELGNFDLALELCDEALEKCVSDKTDNRNT; encoded by the coding sequence ATGAGGAGGtgttctatttttgttttttcgTACCATTGTCAACTCTTATCTTATCATCAATACTTGGGTTCTGTGATAAAACACACCTCATTCTCTTGCTTTTCAACTAATTGTGCGGTTGAAAAGCTTTCTTTCCTTCCTTTAACTGCTGCGAGACCCTTTCCAGATTATTCGCCTAAAAAAGCCTCCATTAGAGACTCTGAACTCGTGCATCACGTAGCAACTTCTATTAAGCAACGTTACTCTGAGCACATTCACCGTGTTTTAAAGCCCTTTGAATCAAAAATCAGACCTGACCACATCATTTGGGTTCTCATGAATGTGAAGAATGATTACAAACTAGTTCTGGATTTCTTTGACTGGTGGTGTCAACGGAAGGACCCGTCAATTGAAGTCCGTTGTATTGTCGTGCATATTGCCGCTGCTCAAAAAGATGCAAGGACAGCACGTAGGCTTATCCATGATTTCTGGACAAGACCCAGTGTAGATGTGACAGTTTTCTTCTCTCAGTTTCTTGAAAAATTAATATACACTTATAAGGATTGGGGTTCTAATCCATATGTTTTTGATATTTTCTTCCAAGTGCTTGTTGAGTTGGGAATTCTAGATTGTGCAAGAAAACTTTTTGATAAGATGTTGCACTATGGCTTGGTTTTATCTGTCTCTTCATGTAACTTATTTCTTTCTCGTCTCTCACATGATATTGAGGGGCACAAAATGATGCTTAAGGTATTTAATGAATTTTCGGAAGTGGGTGTTTGCTGGGATAATGAATCTCATAATATAATGATCCATTCTCTTTGTCAGATAGGAAAAGTTAAAGAAGCTCATAACTTACTCCTGCAAATGGAGCTGAGGGGCTGTATGCCTGAAATTGTAAGTTACAGCACCGTGATTAATGGATACTGTGCTACTGGACAGCTTGAACAAGTCTTGAAGATCATCAAAGAAATGCAAGTAAAAGGATTGAAGCCAAATGCTTTTACTTTTAACAGTATAATTCTTCTTTTGTCTAAGACTGGCAAAGTGCTTGACGCCGAGAAAATCCTGAGGGAGATGACTTCCCAGGGAGTCGCTCCAGATAATGTTGTTTACACAACTCTTATAGATGGCTTCTGCAAAACtgggaacataagtgctgcataCAGACTGTTCAATGAGATGCAGTGTTTTAACATTACTCCTGATTTGGTAACATATACTGTCCTTATTTCTGGTCTGTGTCAAACTGGAAAAATTGGTGAAGCAAATACGCTCTTAAATGATATGCTTGGCCGGGGATTAGAACCTGATGAATTCATTTATACTGCGCTTATTGATGGTTATTGCAAGGCAGGGGAGATAAGGGCAGCCTTTTCTCTTCACAACAAAATGGTTCAGATGCAGTTGGCGCCAAATATTGTGACTTACACTGCACTGGTAGATGGGCTCTGTAAACTAGGGGAACTTGATACAGCACACGAACTTCTCCATGAGATGTGTGGAAAGGGTCTTGAACTGAATATCTACACATACAACTCACTTGTTAATGGTCTTTGTAAAGCTGGAGATGTAGAGCAAGCAGTAAAGTTAATGAAAGATATGGAAGCTGCAGGGATCCACCCTGATACTTTTACTTATACTACTCTAATGGATGCATATTGCAAATCTGGAGAGATGGGCGAGGCTCATGGACTACTACGTCAAATGTTGCTCAGAGGACTTCAACCAACAATAGTTACATTCAATGTTCTGATGAATGGTTTTTGTATGTCAGGGATGCTAGAAGAGGGTGATAAACTGTTGAAGTGGATGTTGGAGAAGGGCATAATACCAAATGCTACCACCTACAATTCTCTTCTGAAGCAGTACTGCGTTCGAAATAATATGCGTATGACGTCAGAAATTTATAAGGGGATGCTGGGCCAAGGAGTTGTACCAGATGCCAATACCTTTAACATATTGATACGAGGACATTGCAAAGCTAGAAATATGAAAGAGGCTTGGTTTTTGCACAAGGAAATGATCAAGAAGGGATTTACTCCCACGGTAGATACTTATCATGCACTCATCAAAGGTTTTTTAAAGAGGAAAAAGTATTCTGAGGCCAAAGAAATGTTTGAAGAGATGAGAAGGGAAGGTTTGTTGGCAGATAAAGAACTTTACTCCATCTTTGCGGATATGAACTATGAATTAGGGAACTTTGATTTGGCGCTTGAGCTTTGTGATGAAGCATTAGAAAAGTGTGTCTCAGACAAGACTGATAACAGGAATACATGA